Proteins found in one Sorghum bicolor cultivar BTx623 chromosome 1, Sorghum_bicolor_NCBIv3, whole genome shotgun sequence genomic segment:
- the LOC8060480 gene encoding pentatricopeptide repeat-containing protein At3g22670, mitochondrial isoform X1 — MRRRPGIAGLEYAAATRNHRRLVGENVANVRTDVMKEQLATFRSQLEESACKHKKASFSTVGFDLPDWFLNPKDGEPCSRLDGNGDEDFVLPAKSDFSEEQGCPATNGGSRPLSILASCPASHEDAEFEADVDEVSRILRSRFASPEAIVISMDCCPVRVSARLVNKVLSRFSNDWVAAFGFFTWAGTQAGYCHSADLYDMMVDILGKFKQFDLMCGLISQMHEIGGLVSLATMMKVMRRLCGANRWSDAIDAFHKMDRFGVAKDTKAMNVLLDTLCKERSVKRARGAFQALKGTIPPDESSFNTLVHGWCKARMLKEARETMKEMERHGFSPSVITYTSLIEAYCMEKDFQTVDDILDEMHTKGCTPNIVTYTIMMHALGKAGRTQEALDTFDKVKQDGCALDASFYNSLIYILCRSGRLQDANFLVEEMHRTGISPNLTTFNTLISAACDHSQAENALKLLVRMEEQSCKPDIKTYTPLLKLCCRRQWVKTLLFLICHMFRKDITPDFSTYTLLVSWLCRNGRLTQSCLFLEEMVLKGFAPQQETFDLVLDKLKKMNMLSAVRKIQLLRMHTEGTRCRSGVPSYLREDGHGRQCYAVLSNTSEAESWNR; from the exons ATGAGGAGGCGGCCTGGGATCGCTGGCTTAGAGTATGCGGCGGCTACTCGC AACCATCGCCGGCTGGTCGGGGAGAATGTGGCCAATGTCAGGACCGATGTCATGAAGGAGCAGCTTGCGACGTTTCGGTCACAGCTCGAGGAATCTGCTTGCAAGCATAAG AAAGCATCCTTCTCTACCGTGGGTTTCGACCTGCCCGACTGGTTCCTGAACCCGAAGGATGGTGAACCCTGTTCCAGGTTGGATGGCAATGGCGATGAAGACTTTGTGCTCCCAGCCAAATCAGACTTCTCAGAAGAACAAGGCTGCCCTGCTACCAATGGAGGATCCAGACCACTGTCGATCCTTGCCAGCTGCCCTGCATCCCATGAAGACGCCGAATTTGAGGCCGACGTGGATGAGGTCAGCAGGATTTTGAGATCCCGGTTTGCTTCTCCAGAGGCCATTGTGATCTCCATGGACTGCTGCCCTGTCAGGGTGTCAGCACGTCTTGTCAACAAGGTCCTGAGCAGGTTCAGCAATGATTGGGTGGCCGCATTTGGGTTCTTCACGTGGGCGGGAACTCAGGCAGGCTACTGTCATTCTGCTGATTTATATGACATGATGGTAGACATATTGGGCAAGTTCAAGCAGTTTGATTTGATGTGCGGTCTGATCAGCCAGATGCATGAGATTGGGGGGTTGGTGTCGCTAGCGACCATGATGAAGGTGATGAGGAGGCTCTGTGGGGCCAACCGATGGAGTGACGCCATTGATGCTTTCCATAAAATGGACCGCTTTGGGGTGGCGAAGGACACAAAGGCCATGAATGTGCTCTTGGACACGTTGTGCAAGGAGAGGAGTGTGAAGCGTGCAAGAGGTGCCTTCCAAGCTTTGAAGGGGACAATTCCTCCCGATGAGAGTAGCTTCAACACATTGGTTCATGGCTGGTGCAAAGCGAGGATGCTGAAGGAGGCTCGTGAAACAATGAAGGAGATGGAGCGGCATGGTTTTAGTCCTTCAGTAATAACTTACACCAGCTTGATAGAAGCGTACTGCATGGAGAAAGATTTTCAGAcggttgatgatatcttggatgAGATGCACACAAAAGGATGCACACCAAATATTGTCACATACACAATTATGATGCACGCGCTAGGGAAGGCTGGGAGGACACAAGAAGCTCTGGATACTTTTGACAAGGTGAAGCAAGATGGCTGTGCCCTAGATGCTTCCTTCTACAACTCTCTGATATACATACTCTGCAGATCTGGGAGGTTGCAAGATGCAAATTTTTTGGTCGAAGAAATGCACCGAACCGGAATATCCCCAAACTTGACTACCTTTAACACCCTGATTTCTGCTGCCTGTGATCACTCTCAGGCTGAGAATGCACTTAAATTGTTGGTTCGGATGGAGGAACAGTCATGCAAGCCAGACATCAAGACGTACACCCCCTTGCTGAAGCTATGCTGCAGAAGGCAATGGGTGAAGACGCTTCTGTTCCTGATATGCCATATGTTCCGGAAAGACATCACCCCTGATTTCAGCACATACACGTTGCTGGTGAGCTGGCTATGCCGGAACGGGAGGCTCACCCAGTCCTGCTTATTCTTAGAGGAGATGGTGCTGAAGGGCTTTGCTCCACAGCAGGAGACCTTTGATCTTGTGCTGGACAAGCTTAAGAAGATGAACATGCTTTCAGCAGTGAGAAAGATTCAGCTTCTCAGGATGCATACAGAAGGTACTAGGTGTAGGAGCGGTGTTCCATCTTATTTGAGAGAGGATGGTCACGGTAGACAGTGTTATGCTGTATTGTCAAACACTAGTGAAGCTGAATCTTGGAATAGATGA
- the LOC8060480 gene encoding pentatricopeptide repeat-containing protein At3g22670, mitochondrial isoform X2, with translation MKEQLATFRSQLEESACKHKKASFSTVGFDLPDWFLNPKDGEPCSRLDGNGDEDFVLPAKSDFSEEQGCPATNGGSRPLSILASCPASHEDAEFEADVDEVSRILRSRFASPEAIVISMDCCPVRVSARLVNKVLSRFSNDWVAAFGFFTWAGTQAGYCHSADLYDMMVDILGKFKQFDLMCGLISQMHEIGGLVSLATMMKVMRRLCGANRWSDAIDAFHKMDRFGVAKDTKAMNVLLDTLCKERSVKRARGAFQALKGTIPPDESSFNTLVHGWCKARMLKEARETMKEMERHGFSPSVITYTSLIEAYCMEKDFQTVDDILDEMHTKGCTPNIVTYTIMMHALGKAGRTQEALDTFDKVKQDGCALDASFYNSLIYILCRSGRLQDANFLVEEMHRTGISPNLTTFNTLISAACDHSQAENALKLLVRMEEQSCKPDIKTYTPLLKLCCRRQWVKTLLFLICHMFRKDITPDFSTYTLLVSWLCRNGRLTQSCLFLEEMVLKGFAPQQETFDLVLDKLKKMNMLSAVRKIQLLRMHTEGTRCRSGVPSYLREDGHGRQCYAVLSNTSEAESWNR, from the exons ATGAAGGAGCAGCTTGCGACGTTTCGGTCACAGCTCGAGGAATCTGCTTGCAAGCATAAG AAAGCATCCTTCTCTACCGTGGGTTTCGACCTGCCCGACTGGTTCCTGAACCCGAAGGATGGTGAACCCTGTTCCAGGTTGGATGGCAATGGCGATGAAGACTTTGTGCTCCCAGCCAAATCAGACTTCTCAGAAGAACAAGGCTGCCCTGCTACCAATGGAGGATCCAGACCACTGTCGATCCTTGCCAGCTGCCCTGCATCCCATGAAGACGCCGAATTTGAGGCCGACGTGGATGAGGTCAGCAGGATTTTGAGATCCCGGTTTGCTTCTCCAGAGGCCATTGTGATCTCCATGGACTGCTGCCCTGTCAGGGTGTCAGCACGTCTTGTCAACAAGGTCCTGAGCAGGTTCAGCAATGATTGGGTGGCCGCATTTGGGTTCTTCACGTGGGCGGGAACTCAGGCAGGCTACTGTCATTCTGCTGATTTATATGACATGATGGTAGACATATTGGGCAAGTTCAAGCAGTTTGATTTGATGTGCGGTCTGATCAGCCAGATGCATGAGATTGGGGGGTTGGTGTCGCTAGCGACCATGATGAAGGTGATGAGGAGGCTCTGTGGGGCCAACCGATGGAGTGACGCCATTGATGCTTTCCATAAAATGGACCGCTTTGGGGTGGCGAAGGACACAAAGGCCATGAATGTGCTCTTGGACACGTTGTGCAAGGAGAGGAGTGTGAAGCGTGCAAGAGGTGCCTTCCAAGCTTTGAAGGGGACAATTCCTCCCGATGAGAGTAGCTTCAACACATTGGTTCATGGCTGGTGCAAAGCGAGGATGCTGAAGGAGGCTCGTGAAACAATGAAGGAGATGGAGCGGCATGGTTTTAGTCCTTCAGTAATAACTTACACCAGCTTGATAGAAGCGTACTGCATGGAGAAAGATTTTCAGAcggttgatgatatcttggatgAGATGCACACAAAAGGATGCACACCAAATATTGTCACATACACAATTATGATGCACGCGCTAGGGAAGGCTGGGAGGACACAAGAAGCTCTGGATACTTTTGACAAGGTGAAGCAAGATGGCTGTGCCCTAGATGCTTCCTTCTACAACTCTCTGATATACATACTCTGCAGATCTGGGAGGTTGCAAGATGCAAATTTTTTGGTCGAAGAAATGCACCGAACCGGAATATCCCCAAACTTGACTACCTTTAACACCCTGATTTCTGCTGCCTGTGATCACTCTCAGGCTGAGAATGCACTTAAATTGTTGGTTCGGATGGAGGAACAGTCATGCAAGCCAGACATCAAGACGTACACCCCCTTGCTGAAGCTATGCTGCAGAAGGCAATGGGTGAAGACGCTTCTGTTCCTGATATGCCATATGTTCCGGAAAGACATCACCCCTGATTTCAGCACATACACGTTGCTGGTGAGCTGGCTATGCCGGAACGGGAGGCTCACCCAGTCCTGCTTATTCTTAGAGGAGATGGTGCTGAAGGGCTTTGCTCCACAGCAGGAGACCTTTGATCTTGTGCTGGACAAGCTTAAGAAGATGAACATGCTTTCAGCAGTGAGAAAGATTCAGCTTCTCAGGATGCATACAGAAGGTACTAGGTGTAGGAGCGGTGTTCCATCTTATTTGAGAGAGGATGGTCACGGTAGACAGTGTTATGCTGTATTGTCAAACACTAGTGAAGCTGAATCTTGGAATAGATGA